The Lewinellaceae bacterium genome includes a region encoding these proteins:
- a CDS encoding IS5 family transposase, producing the protein MVKLSKKMINEYLILYLSVDKRGPKCQYGLWRIVRAIMHKLKTGCQWRELPLRQFFNRFSITWNTVYYYFQKWSKDGSWQRLWTSFLKLHKSLLDMSSIQLDGSHTPAKRGGEEVGYQGRKKSKTTNMLFLTDKQGIPLACGSPVAGNHNDLFEIEKSVSKIVDTLKASNIDYDGLFMNADAGFDGVDFREFCEYFRIIPNFDINKRNSKNPDKHDYYFDYQLYKERFVVERTNAWLDGFKGLLVRYETKASHWLSFHYLAFTLILLRKVLNTERKL; encoded by the coding sequence ATGGTCAAGTTAAGCAAAAAGATGATTAACGAATATCTGATACTCTATTTAAGTGTGGACAAACGTGGCCCAAAATGTCAGTATGGATTATGGCGAATCGTAAGAGCCATTATGCATAAATTGAAAACTGGTTGCCAATGGCGAGAATTACCCCTTCGGCAATTCTTTAATCGGTTTTCAATTACCTGGAACACAGTGTATTACTATTTTCAAAAATGGAGCAAAGACGGTAGCTGGCAACGTCTTTGGACATCGTTTTTAAAACTTCATAAATCGCTGCTGGATATGTCAAGTATTCAATTGGATGGTTCACATACGCCAGCAAAGCGAGGAGGAGAAGAAGTTGGTTATCAAGGCAGGAAAAAGTCCAAAACGACCAATATGCTTTTTCTAACTGATAAACAAGGTATTCCGCTTGCTTGTGGCAGCCCTGTTGCTGGTAACCATAATGATCTATTTGAGATTGAAAAAAGCGTGTCCAAAATAGTAGACACTTTGAAAGCCTCAAATATTGATTATGATGGACTTTTTATGAATGCAGATGCCGGATTCGACGGGGTTGACTTCAGAGAATTTTGTGAATATTTTAGAATCATCCCCAACTTCGACATCAATAAAAGAAACTCAAAAAATCCAGATAAACATGATTATTACTTTGATTATCAATTATATAAAGAACGTTTCGTTGTGGAAAGAACAAATGCCTGGCTTGATGGATTTAAGGGACTGTTGGTCCGGTATGAAACTAAAGCCTCACATTGGTTATCTTTCCACTATTTAGCATTTACACTTATCTTGTTAAGGAAAGTGTTGAATACGGAGCGAAAACTTTAA
- a CDS encoding TfoX/Sxy family protein: MAYDEHLAERIRSILDARKINYLDKKMMGGLVFMVDDKMCIGIVKDNLMARIGEEKYPEALQKDGCKEMNFTGRPLKGYVFVEPQAVDMEDELEYWVKLCLDFNPLAKASKKRK; encoded by the coding sequence ATGGCCTACGACGAACACCTGGCAGAGCGCATCCGAAGCATCCTCGACGCACGTAAAATCAATTATCTCGATAAAAAAATGATGGGTGGCCTCGTCTTCATGGTTGACGACAAGATGTGTATTGGTATCGTAAAAGACAACCTCATGGCAAGGATAGGAGAAGAAAAATATCCTGAAGCCCTTCAAAAGGACGGCTGTAAGGAAATGAATTTCACCGGCCGTCCCTTGAAAGGTTACGTTTTTGTGGAACCCCAAGCCGTTGACATGGAGGACGAGCTTGAGTACTGGGTAAAACTTTGCCTGGATTTCAACCCGCTGGCCAAAGCTTCGAAGAAAAGGAAGTGA
- a CDS encoding PepSY-like domain-containing protein — protein MKLSTSFGLLLFFVASACAQKNIPNAVKAAFAEKFPGATSIKWEKEDGEFEAEFKWQQSEYSANYSMDGKWMETEKSIDKKDLPEAVTATLADQFKDYKIKEANLLSNPEMEVAYEVELKSGLKTIEVLLDASGKVIKKEKEEQDGEEEDDDDGGE, from the coding sequence ATGAAATTATCAACGAGTTTTGGCCTTTTACTCTTTTTTGTCGCCTCTGCCTGCGCTCAAAAAAATATTCCGAATGCTGTTAAAGCAGCTTTTGCTGAAAAATTTCCCGGAGCCACTTCCATAAAATGGGAAAAAGAAGATGGTGAATTTGAAGCTGAATTCAAATGGCAGCAATCCGAATACAGCGCTAATTATTCCATGGATGGAAAATGGATGGAAACCGAAAAGTCCATTGACAAAAAAGACCTGCCCGAAGCGGTGACAGCCACCCTCGCCGATCAATTTAAAGATTACAAAATCAAGGAGGCAAATTTATTGTCCAACCCGGAAATGGAGGTGGCTTATGAAGTAGAACTAAAATCAGGGTTGAAAACCATAGAAGTATTACTTGATGCCTCAGGTAAAGTGATCAAAAAGGAAAAGGAAGAGCAAGACGGGGAGGAGGAAGATGACGATGATGGGGGGGAATAA
- a CDS encoding HAMP domain-containing histidine kinase has translation MKLVQKNNKIFFQFTLLALLAWAVLFFWVINRIVLNEVDEKLKNNLTRMENRIEAGEPIPHFPPGIEVKKWGSMPTGPEVKILDTLIFDPLEKEKENFRQLTSLYADQIGNVYQITLRASLVETEDLFFALGISLLVLCFILGGALFWWNKRYTRKLWRPFYQYLDHLRQYDISKSDLFDFEKSQVDEFEELRKSLVQLTGKAHHDYQSLREFSEDASHEIQTPLTLITSKIEALMETEEMPGHQMKVLEDIYQGANRLSRLNKHLLLLTRIDNHQFNDVESIIVAELIQEELAAVDSILATREITVNQNLDHNREVRMSKTLLAIIIKNLLGNAIKFSRPGDTLAVEFVNGRLAFSNPGNQPLAFSDQLFKRFYTRGGNENSLGLGLAIVKKIADLNDCQPGYQFEKGFHHFYIIFPNL, from the coding sequence ATGAAATTGGTTCAAAAAAATAATAAGATTTTTTTTCAGTTTACCCTGCTGGCTTTGTTGGCCTGGGCTGTTTTATTTTTCTGGGTCATCAATCGTATTGTGCTCAATGAGGTGGATGAGAAATTGAAAAATAATTTAACGCGTATGGAAAATCGGATTGAGGCAGGGGAGCCGATCCCGCATTTTCCACCCGGAATAGAAGTGAAGAAATGGGGCAGTATGCCCACTGGCCCTGAAGTGAAAATACTGGACACCCTGATTTTTGACCCTTTGGAAAAGGAAAAGGAAAATTTTCGGCAATTGACTTCCCTCTATGCTGATCAAATTGGAAATGTTTACCAAATTACCCTAAGAGCTTCATTGGTGGAAACGGAGGACCTGTTTTTTGCACTCGGGATTAGCCTGCTTGTTTTGTGTTTTATTCTGGGGGGCGCCTTATTTTGGTGGAATAAAAGATACACCCGTAAACTTTGGCGTCCTTTTTACCAATACCTGGATCATCTTCGGCAGTACGATATTAGCAAATCAGACCTTTTCGATTTTGAGAAAAGCCAGGTCGATGAATTTGAAGAACTTCGAAAATCTTTGGTGCAATTGACGGGAAAAGCGCATCATGATTACCAAAGCCTCCGAGAATTTAGCGAAGATGCGAGCCATGAAATCCAGACCCCACTTACCCTGATCACTTCAAAAATAGAGGCCTTGATGGAAACAGAAGAAATGCCCGGACATCAGATGAAAGTCCTGGAAGATATCTACCAGGGGGCGAATCGGTTGAGCCGGCTCAATAAACATTTGCTTCTGTTGACCCGAATTGATAACCACCAGTTTAATGATGTTGAAAGTATAATTGTTGCTGAATTGATTCAGGAAGAATTGGCGGCAGTAGATTCTATTTTGGCGACGAGGGAAATAACGGTTAATCAAAATTTGGACCACAACCGGGAGGTAAGGATGAGTAAAACCCTGCTCGCCATTATCATTAAAAATCTGCTTGGCAATGCGATCAAATTTAGCCGACCCGGAGATACACTTGCTGTTGAGTTCGTAAATGGAAGGCTTGCTTTTTCGAATCCGGGAAATCAGCCTTTAGCGTTTTCCGACCAATTGTTTAAAAGATTTTATACCCGGGGAGGAAATGAAAATTCCCTGGGGTTGGGACTGGCCATTGTAAAAAAAATAGCCGACCTGAACGATTGTCAGCCGGGCTATCAATTTGAGAAAGGATTTCATCATTTTTATATTATTTTCCCTAATCTCTGA
- a CDS encoding response regulator transcription factor: MKILIVEDETVLRETMVDQLEKEGYRCETAIDLEQSLEKIELYQYEIVLLDVGLPDGNGLEVLNRLKMLHPETGVVIISARHALEDKVLGLREGADDYLTKPFHFPELNARIKSLIRRRFFQGNQIIEFGSLKIDLLSNTIFVLDKAVELNKKEYDLLLFFVMNKNRVLTKAAIAEHLWGDYMDLADNFDLVYTHVKNLRKRILQNGGEDYIKTIYGMGYKLSI; this comes from the coding sequence ATGAAGATTTTGATCGTCGAAGACGAAACGGTTTTAAGGGAGACAATGGTTGACCAGCTTGAAAAGGAAGGTTACCGCTGCGAAACGGCTATTGACCTGGAGCAATCCCTTGAAAAAATTGAGCTTTACCAGTATGAAATTGTTTTGCTTGATGTCGGTTTACCAGATGGAAATGGATTGGAAGTATTGAACAGGCTCAAGATGTTGCATCCGGAAACGGGGGTGGTGATCATCTCTGCCAGGCATGCGCTGGAAGATAAAGTATTGGGCCTGAGGGAAGGGGCTGATGATTATTTGACCAAGCCTTTCCATTTTCCGGAACTCAACGCCAGGATAAAATCCCTGATCCGACGCAGATTTTTCCAGGGAAATCAAATCATTGAATTCGGGAGCCTGAAGATAGACCTGCTCTCCAATACCATTTTTGTCCTGGATAAGGCCGTTGAGTTAAATAAAAAGGAATACGATTTACTTTTGTTTTTTGTGATGAATAAGAACCGGGTACTGACCAAAGCAGCCATTGCCGAACATCTTTGGGGAGATTATATGGACCTCGCCGACAATTTTGACCTGGTTTATACCCATGTAAAAAATCTGAGAAAGCGCATCCTTCAAAACGGAGGCGAGGATTATATCAAAACCATCTATGGGATGGGTTATAAATTGTCCATCTAA
- a CDS encoding PKD domain-containing protein has translation MKLNFYARLFLTLTAFLTFSISGFGQTASIVEGCAPLEVQFSPPAGQASFFWNFQTGATSTLSSPINIFINPGTYVVEFKNTSGGPVIGTVTINVYPEPTITLVTDTTIGCRPLLVQFTAVTDLSPEIQILQYEWVFGDGNLGISASSVSHLYNTSGHFSPSLGLETNIESCNTTAIFPDLITVSSVDNVNFVTSPFPALACEPPLEVSFFNFTPGTEYMYEWNLGDGGTFSGLTPPAHTYTEEGIFEVSLTVTDTNQCSGVLTRVVAIGGPLADFIVPDTVCILDSVIVVNTSDPGLYSWNTDPSVHYFHRIMADEEGFVFSEAGYHDVSLTVTLPDSSCSSTITKTVYVDDPDPSFDSDPSYSCYVPLTVNYTPLSPDAIAWEWALPDGTVSSDQFATATLEYPDEDPFSEYGRKLYYAQLIVTNPSGCRDTLVAADTLFRPDALFMPDVINGCAPLTVQFSDSSSSHEAIMNWYYTFGDGESISLDNSGDVSHTFENPGTYEVQMSIINEAGCVDTSYVVTIEVGGPLDIDFEVDQAAICPGDTVHFTSLFDTDEIDAWHFETDDGRSFHCFGANDLDWPFTAAAGTYDVTLTVEYNGCYSSITKEDFILVKGPIAKIDYEIDCDHPYIVAFRDSSYEATSVVWEFGDGDGTSTPVTAHEYQTTGNYTVVLTAFNESSGCAASMDTALVCVRDLQAAFTTDKEKYCLGVPMILDASGSVDVDAHCGQGYDWFFEHSNRPITTDTTYLEIPSQVPEEETIIMVATDINGCRDTVRHTVDIFHTVADFSFDHTIVCAGGDNPTSFTDMSFGDTTLVSWQWTFGDGTTSSQQNPVHPFNNNPLFPDTSYIVTLLVDDVLGCEGLISYEINWYQPVSQISTFPETPNICVGDEVEFTASDFTAQGSNLNFAWNFGNMQQSTAQTATTTYTQSGFYQVILNYEEQSSGCSGTVNSFVNVQSYPDAGFTTSVDGQGIVCYPENIIFFDDSESEHPLAFFWDFGNGQTAIGANPAASFGKGTFTIQMIASTGNGCQDTAYQQITLVGPEGDFFMDNNTICLGESITFQLIDTVDVNSYTWNFGDGTQQSDADPVTHSYEVFPPGGQTVATLVLEGQNGACTYAVENPVFIKNPVASFLVNGGNELVFCEGEVNFNNTSSGANSFFWNLGNGQSSTALNPFMVYDPGAYDVVLVASDSQYGCMDTTSRHIVLGNIPDVFILEDTLCPGGTATLMINSPIENGVYIWSPASFFEDPFAEIQEVTLDQTTTFSVIVRDSTGCEGVDDGTISVIQPLPWMDIDTSMCPSMILDVPIPVNDGFHLYNWSPTAPPFAPEENAEFTLAISDLLNCESAEYLYSIAVFGDDEYRIPNVFSPNGDDFNDVFKVYYNEQFTDQIEILDFWVYNRWGEKVYHDNGSDAAWDGTYKGEPAQADMYIYKMEILLVCEGRKVTTFGEVTLLR, from the coding sequence GTGAAACTAAACTTTTACGCCAGACTCTTTCTGACCCTGACCGCTTTCCTGACTTTTTCCATTTCCGGTTTCGGACAAACCGCCTCGATAGTGGAAGGATGTGCACCACTGGAAGTTCAGTTCTCCCCACCGGCGGGACAGGCTTCTTTTTTCTGGAATTTCCAGACCGGGGCCACCTCTACCCTTTCATCGCCCATCAATATTTTTATCAACCCCGGCACCTATGTGGTAGAGTTCAAAAACACTTCCGGCGGACCTGTGATTGGAACCGTAACCATTAACGTTTATCCGGAGCCTACCATCACCCTGGTAACCGATACCACAATCGGATGCCGTCCCTTGCTGGTCCAATTTACCGCGGTAACCGACTTGTCTCCGGAAATACAGATCCTTCAATACGAGTGGGTATTCGGGGATGGCAATCTTGGAATATCCGCGTCCAGCGTTTCACATCTTTATAATACTTCAGGCCATTTCAGCCCCTCGCTGGGCCTTGAGACCAATATTGAAAGTTGCAATACCACTGCTATCTTTCCCGACCTGATCACTGTTTCCAGCGTGGATAATGTCAACTTCGTCACCTCTCCGTTCCCGGCATTGGCTTGCGAACCGCCTTTGGAAGTTTCCTTTTTCAATTTCACCCCCGGAACAGAATACATGTACGAATGGAATCTTGGCGATGGTGGCACCTTTAGTGGTCTGACACCTCCTGCCCACACTTATACGGAAGAAGGTATTTTTGAGGTGAGCCTTACCGTGACGGATACCAACCAGTGCTCCGGTGTATTGACCCGCGTAGTGGCCATCGGTGGACCACTCGCAGATTTTATCGTTCCCGACACCGTTTGTATTCTGGACAGTGTCATCGTTGTCAATACCTCCGATCCGGGGCTTTATTCATGGAATACGGACCCAAGTGTTCATTATTTTCACAGGATAATGGCCGACGAGGAAGGATTTGTATTTTCAGAAGCCGGTTACCATGACGTGAGTCTTACAGTGACCCTGCCAGACAGCTCCTGTTCCTCCACCATCACCAAAACCGTTTATGTTGACGATCCTGACCCGTCCTTTGATTCTGACCCTTCCTATTCCTGTTATGTCCCCTTGACGGTCAATTACACGCCATTATCTCCGGATGCGATCGCCTGGGAGTGGGCCCTGCCCGACGGGACGGTTTCTTCCGATCAGTTTGCGACGGCAACCCTGGAATACCCTGATGAAGATCCTTTTTCAGAATACGGCAGAAAATTATATTATGCCCAACTGATCGTGACCAATCCTTCCGGTTGCCGGGACACCCTCGTTGCCGCGGATACTTTATTCCGGCCCGATGCCCTTTTTATGCCGGATGTGATCAATGGGTGTGCCCCGTTGACCGTTCAATTCAGCGATTCGAGCAGCTCTCACGAGGCCATCATGAACTGGTATTACACTTTTGGGGACGGGGAATCCATTTCGCTCGACAATTCGGGCGATGTTTCCCACACTTTTGAAAATCCGGGCACGTATGAAGTGCAGATGTCTATCATCAATGAGGCCGGTTGTGTGGACACTTCCTATGTGGTCACCATTGAGGTCGGCGGACCTCTGGATATAGATTTTGAAGTCGACCAGGCAGCGATATGTCCGGGCGACACCGTTCATTTTACGAGCCTTTTCGATACCGACGAAATAGATGCATGGCACTTTGAAACGGATGACGGGAGATCTTTCCATTGTTTCGGAGCCAATGATCTCGACTGGCCTTTCACCGCCGCCGCCGGTACCTACGACGTGACCCTGACGGTGGAATACAACGGATGTTATTCCTCGATCACCAAAGAAGATTTTATACTGGTCAAAGGCCCCATTGCCAAAATAGATTATGAAATAGACTGCGATCATCCGTATATCGTGGCCTTCAGGGATTCCTCTTACGAGGCTACTTCAGTGGTTTGGGAATTTGGAGACGGAGACGGTACCAGTACTCCGGTCACAGCACATGAATATCAGACCACCGGGAATTATACCGTTGTGCTCACCGCTTTCAATGAAAGTTCAGGATGTGCCGCTTCAATGGATACGGCCCTGGTTTGTGTGCGGGATTTACAAGCAGCCTTCACCACTGATAAGGAAAAATATTGCCTCGGCGTGCCCATGATTCTGGATGCCTCCGGTTCCGTGGATGTGGATGCCCATTGTGGTCAGGGTTACGACTGGTTTTTTGAGCATAGCAACAGACCGATCACCACCGATACCACCTACCTGGAAATTCCCAGCCAGGTCCCCGAGGAAGAAACCATCATTATGGTTGCGACCGACATTAACGGTTGTCGAGATACCGTTCGGCACACCGTCGATATTTTTCATACGGTAGCGGATTTTAGTTTTGATCATACCATTGTATGTGCCGGGGGCGACAATCCCACCTCATTCACGGATATGTCATTCGGAGACACTACCCTGGTTTCCTGGCAATGGACCTTTGGGGACGGAACAACTTCATCCCAGCAAAATCCGGTTCACCCTTTTAACAATAATCCCTTATTTCCGGACACCTCTTACATTGTAACTTTACTCGTCGATGACGTATTAGGGTGCGAAGGCCTCATCAGCTACGAAATAAACTGGTACCAGCCCGTTTCTCAAATTTCAACCTTTCCGGAAACGCCGAATATCTGTGTGGGAGATGAGGTAGAGTTTACGGCCAGTGATTTCACTGCGCAGGGATCGAACCTGAATTTTGCATGGAATTTCGGAAATATGCAACAATCTACGGCACAGACGGCCACCACGACTTACACTCAATCGGGGTTTTACCAGGTTATTTTGAATTACGAGGAGCAAAGCAGCGGGTGTAGTGGCACGGTCAACAGTTTTGTCAATGTGCAATCCTACCCGGATGCCGGTTTTACCACCAGCGTGGACGGGCAGGGCATTGTTTGCTACCCGGAAAACATCATCTTTTTTGATGACAGTGAATCAGAACATCCTTTAGCCTTTTTCTGGGATTTCGGCAACGGACAAACCGCCATAGGCGCGAACCCTGCCGCTTCGTTTGGAAAAGGAACTTTTACCATACAAATGATCGCCTCGACGGGCAATGGCTGCCAGGATACTGCCTACCAGCAGATCACCCTCGTTGGGCCGGAAGGTGACTTTTTTATGGATAACAATACGATTTGCCTGGGAGAATCCATCACCTTCCAGTTGATTGATACGGTGGATGTGAACTCATATACCTGGAACTTCGGCGACGGCACCCAGCAATCTGATGCAGATCCGGTCACTCATTCCTATGAGGTATTTCCTCCCGGCGGGCAAACCGTGGCCACGCTGGTATTGGAAGGCCAGAACGGAGCCTGTACCTATGCGGTGGAAAACCCGGTTTTCATCAAAAATCCGGTCGCCTCTTTCCTGGTCAACGGAGGCAATGAACTCGTGTTTTGCGAAGGAGAGGTAAATTTCAACAATACCTCCTCCGGGGCAAACAGTTTTTTCTGGAACCTGGGCAATGGTCAAAGTTCGACCGCTTTGAATCCATTTATGGTCTATGATCCCGGAGCTTACGATGTAGTACTGGTCGCCTCCGACAGCCAGTATGGGTGTATGGATACTACTTCCCGGCATATCGTTCTGGGCAACATTCCCGATGTTTTTATTTTGGAAGACACCCTTTGTCCGGGAGGTACGGCAACCTTGATGATCAACAGCCCCATTGAAAACGGAGTGTACATCTGGTCGCCGGCAAGTTTTTTTGAGGACCCTTTTGCTGAAATACAAGAAGTGACTTTGGATCAGACGACGACTTTCTCCGTTATTGTCAGAGATTCTACGGGATGTGAAGGCGTTGATGATGGCACCATTTCCGTCATTCAACCCTTGCCATGGATGGATATTGACACCTCCATGTGTCCTTCAATGATACTCGATGTGCCGATACCCGTTAATGATGGCTTCCACCTGTACAACTGGTCGCCAACCGCCCCGCCGTTTGCTCCGGAAGAAAATGCCGAATTCACACTGGCCATCAGCGACCTGCTCAATTGTGAATCGGCTGAATACCTATACAGCATAGCCGTTTTCGGGGATGATGAATACCGTATTCCCAATGTCTTTTCTCCCAATGGCGATGATTTCAATGATGTATTCAAAGTCTATTACAACGAACAGTTTACCGACCAAATCGAGATCCTTGACTTTTGGGTCTATAATCGCTGGGGCGAAAAGGTTTACCACGACAATGGTTCTGATGCAGCCTGGGATGGCACTTACAAAGGCGAACCTGCCCAGGCGGATATGTATATTTACAAAATGGAAATTCTGTTGGTCTGTGAAGGCAGGAAGGTAACGACTTTCGGGGAGGTAACTTTACTACGCTAA
- a CDS encoding 4Fe-4S dicluster domain-containing protein, protein MAIKITDECINCDACISECPNNAIYEPDEEWSFADGTELSGMIERPDGSMVDADKKHDPISDEFYYIVTDKCTECKGFHDEPQCASVCPVDCCVDDEDHRESEDELMAKKAWLHGE, encoded by the coding sequence ATGGCAATTAAAATCACAGATGAATGCATCAATTGCGATGCCTGTATTTCGGAATGTCCGAACAACGCAATTTATGAACCGGATGAGGAATGGTCATTTGCTGACGGTACCGAACTGAGCGGCATGATTGAACGTCCTGACGGAAGTATGGTTGATGCAGATAAAAAGCACGATCCGATCTCAGATGAGTTCTACTATATAGTGACCGATAAATGTACGGAATGTAAAGGTTTCCACGATGAACCGCAGTGTGCTTCCGTTTGTCCCGTTGACTGTTGTGTTGACGATGAGGACCATAGAGAGTCGGAAGATGAACTCATGGCTAAAAAAGCCTGGTTGCACGGAGAATAA
- a CDS encoding 2-oxoacid:acceptor oxidoreductase subunit alpha, which translates to MAVEDIKTTRQELSDSNVLEKVVILFVGDSGDGMQLTGTQFSDTSAMLGNDIATFPNYPAEIRAPLGSVYGVSGFQVHIGQTEISTPGDDVDVLVAMNPAALKTNLHTVPPGKTIIVDSDSFTSKNLSKAGYESNPLEDDSLANFKVIQAQITTLTRTSILDIGLDNKSINRSRNMFALGMVFWMFSRPLTHTENFLEKKFKNNPKVVEANKRVLRAGFNYADTLELLPSAHTILPAKMAPGKYRIIMGNAATAWGFIAAAEKAGLELFLGSYPITPASDILHELSKHQHFGVKTFQAEDEIAGVCSAIGASFAGDLAITTTSGPGLALKGEAIGLAMITELPLVIVNVQRGGPSTGLPTKTEQSDLLQCLYGRNGDSPVIVIAASTPANCFDYAYEASRLALEHMTPVILMTDGYIANGSEPWRIKSMEDLAPITPRVAKTPEEGKIWNAYARDEKTLAREWAIPGTPGLEHRVGGLEKDKLNGNVSYVPENHEYMVKIRAEKIKRVENDIPELVIEGASSGELLIVGWGGTYGSLHTAVKYLNDTGDKIGFVHFNYLNPMPKNTNEVFSRFKKILVCELNMGQLVSVLRSRYPNHNFLKYNKIQGLPFTIMELVQKFTQTLGTPIDEQLI; encoded by the coding sequence ATGGCAGTTGAAGATATAAAAACAACACGGCAGGAGTTATCAGATTCGAATGTGTTGGAAAAGGTCGTAATCCTTTTTGTCGGTGATTCCGGTGACGGGATGCAGCTTACAGGTACCCAATTCTCTGACACTTCAGCAATGTTGGGAAACGATATAGCAACATTTCCTAACTACCCTGCAGAAATCAGAGCTCCGCTCGGCAGTGTTTATGGCGTATCTGGTTTTCAGGTGCATATTGGCCAAACGGAGATCAGTACCCCCGGTGATGATGTTGATGTACTGGTAGCCATGAATCCGGCCGCATTAAAGACTAATTTACATACTGTTCCTCCGGGAAAGACCATCATCGTTGATTCTGATAGTTTCACGAGTAAGAATCTATCAAAAGCGGGTTACGAATCGAATCCACTGGAGGACGACAGTCTGGCTAACTTCAAGGTTATCCAGGCACAGATTACTACCCTTACACGAACAAGCATTCTGGACATCGGTCTCGACAATAAGAGTATCAACCGGAGCAGGAATATGTTTGCCCTGGGCATGGTTTTCTGGATGTTCAGCCGCCCTCTAACGCATACGGAAAATTTCCTCGAAAAGAAATTCAAGAATAATCCTAAAGTAGTTGAAGCCAACAAACGCGTCTTACGTGCAGGGTTCAATTATGCAGACACCCTTGAGTTGTTGCCTTCTGCCCATACCATTCTCCCTGCCAAAATGGCTCCGGGAAAATATCGTATTATTATGGGTAATGCAGCTACTGCCTGGGGTTTTATTGCGGCAGCAGAAAAGGCAGGCCTCGAGTTATTCCTCGGATCTTACCCTATTACTCCGGCTTCTGATATTCTCCACGAACTGTCAAAACACCAACACTTTGGCGTTAAGACTTTCCAGGCTGAAGATGAAATTGCAGGGGTATGTTCCGCTATTGGTGCCTCCTTTGCCGGCGACCTTGCCATTACGACTACCTCCGGCCCTGGGCTTGCCCTGAAAGGAGAAGCTATCGGTCTTGCAATGATTACCGAATTACCATTGGTAATTGTCAACGTACAACGGGGCGGCCCATCCACGGGTTTGCCAACCAAAACCGAACAATCTGATTTACTGCAATGTCTCTATGGAAGAAATGGAGACAGCCCGGTAATCGTCATAGCAGCCAGTACACCGGCCAACTGTTTTGATTATGCCTACGAAGCCTCCCGGCTTGCCCTGGAACATATGACCCCCGTTATTTTGATGACCGACGGTTATATCGCCAACGGTTCAGAACCATGGAGAATTAAATCCATGGAGGATTTGGCGCCCATTACGCCAAGAGTTGCCAAAACTCCGGAAGAAGGAAAAATATGGAATGCCTATGCCAGAGATGAAAAGACCCTGGCCAGAGAATGGGCCATTCCGGGAACTCCTGGTTTGGAGCACCGCGTGGGTGGCTTAGAAAAAGATAAATTAAATGGTAATGTTTCTTACGTCCCTGAAAATCACGAATACATGGTTAAAATCCGTGCGGAAAAAATCAAACGGGTTGAAAACGACATTCCTGAATTAGTGATCGAAGGAGCTTCATCAGGTGAATTACTCATCGTGGGATGGGGAGGAACTTATGGCAGTTTACATACTGCCGTAAAATATTTGAATGATACCGGAGATAAGATTGGTTTTGTGCATTTCAACTACCTCAATCCTATGCCGAAAAATACAAACGAAGTATTCAGCCGTTTCAAAAAGATATTGGTTTGCGAATTGAATATGGGACAATTGGTTTCTGTGTTGCGCTCCCGTTATCCGAACCATAATTTCTTGAAATACAACAAGATACAGGGACTTCCTTTTACAATTATGGAATTGGTTCAAAAATTCACACAGACACTTGGAACACCGATTGATGAGCAACTAATTTAA